A single window of Leishmania panamensis strain MHOM/PA/94/PSC-1 chromosome 35 sequence DNA harbors:
- a CDS encoding nucleoside diphosphate kinase, putative (TriTrypDB/GeneDB-style sysID: LpmP.35.2860), with protein MHSIFVLIRPQAWSPAVTDRVRTCLANAGACVDAEDTVSASSLLCTPSVERYFGSTHYWAVSSTDAALRYPLSAPHGVTGEGEPTFCAAEEDLKSLFYEFCGELWDSALDDGRLRTALDVMRADNVSAAELSSRCTATADDAVLALPLGMTITKLLSSDERGHAVPLHYVVNGTYPAVLEAFLRGGGDVNNSAAVSCWWCAASWPSQTTQGVSQETQERRIQLSRTLTEMLSTPHSIDVFTGALEALACRSCWMNVPLYDDPFVRLLVQRGLPLPWVAALLRGPTLHEHGHFTSVFDMVAGKDEEDTALDLVALYDVLRSPDNGAQERNTPDGAAALYDWQNGCVVMSAAAAGPVAEDSISSRTYAVALFHPRLWSRKDLVQSIEAQLEQLEVHVEAVREVSEEELEAKLDLHHGDVARYALDQEALRRLAVDENKAVAAEAMTRFEKNCGVPWEVAMQEGRIWSASLAENLLGVKLAAALLKHCATSAHTTHQLSATLSITELSRQALMTQLNPECPVNVVSPVSDSTNLQGTQKEAAKAHCPYSLTSQSYFVANAAYAVYRRDALRTSTIACRSKGTSGLWQLSWRTDAEQPDIAEWCAATSGALLCAAEPVDAISHGEGDNKGFGAEDTASYKAAVMESVRAVYPLLQVSADAFGAMRARHLWWGTPYEDDVVSRDLVRSQGRSWVTLHTSFSASATAESTVQEAVLALLPPVAATAEAIKLTLATLEESGVLLVEEADLFGYDAFDYVFSSSTALAVTRQLAQESGPSLWAMMSGDMQVAFRAAAAALADGVPQPFTPASLYGGAMVCAALQIPLSALEEGWHCTKPLCVGDNCWLGYLATYEAWVVNGHIPLLERRYSAEAARVHLLRIQWNVSTASWTKMRDVLVGRCSNDGEGEAECRDSPDTGSLTKLLSHIADRSPVNATRLGGEPLQIFSATAHHALVDVLRWPRAGSSGPLSSEVALEDWLVWQPSVQRLLQRGACTLAIVVQQVRETLKTVLPPLLPLQHSSPFTLCWTSRFAQSQRAAELHHGFIWLHPSSTTPAVRDAVTELLLTHRVRVRATGSVPLDVAIQRELLDVLHDSFFKNAYVRSAAEVPITDAEAQTFARHFDLDWTKAVQLGLVLNAKEAEQKYGTVHVMMWWESLAPEHQAKLSDSLFVGHMAKEGLYVMNAPYSYRRARLHVGSHEVVWYAVEWNAANMSWDQFLREVIGDADPAAAAAGSLRQHFGAHWTRYSLTGQPDEIECVLHASESPLAALAERCRWLAQLPRQDPYGCLLLQYGVHPSLLSMLLANPSVYSRNTGVIMEAFHALPQEDVHALVRHLRDLQCTRTALILPERTRLVPPATTAATPPPPDAPHLRKAEEESEGSAGLQTPEQLRSYRHVALASAVDPFVHCTFSTAHRQKLPSPSSPFTCSAVLYLDPTCVSVAEPIPSNYRALRSLLEQQLRVNGVHVVHERVVVCASAAEASALYRCHHHRQYRYGVAIPAVESLANSMQWQVCFKERFGVSYQHASVTLYNTAEMSRAMKVTEHEVAALWRRSKTRHPRDTAVLGEGCVIQRLQPGKPFYVMNGDVMEAEQEFVAAQATAGVQVWLVTWDSARVDMGYEKLQHLIAELQAPSGAVQQYWASKGGEGDFGRTPALATRDRDSPFLHVSESALAAVQQRQLWWRLPVWSDPTVATWMNGAADDETTGGNVDAAPLTARTVAWALQDPLISVASRDDDGSVYLWDTVVGMDARNACARIRRCWATSIADEHNDESTRNTAVLTLAPQVATNSAVHHLVRSVLLDKGLRIDAYGFIADHGEDVATSRSTVQYLYPEDWCYALEEPREIQLNTDEMERVARTFGTPWETLLDAGRLLPASRATKRLGGMTAPQLQLFVKMAKNSLWVRPHLHVAELKEYGVYVINAHVPYLAHTIAGTITQYPLPYYVVSWSPTLWNWKACLAEVFGCAEPTLAAPGSIRGRLYASWSAFGLHSVPERAEGGGGGVCVSDGPLQSLLSRLHVTWPPLDSFDSDAIGSIVLRQSDPSSATTVLHAWLRNPAVTCDGIRAGVFSHLACWDTREALQLMETVTATHKKSATSAARLLPSDLATARNEVQEAEVRRAAEVSWEAAFQQRYDLPLLLTSPGAVTPSVQISDNTAESALLHRNVSTLLFFSHQLDTAQRALLRRHLLQHGVTVTAAAKYEDDEQECTAALLDRLYATEAYFADCQNLAAVLSKNGEVAVEDQARFNAVFCDEVPWPALLAHSARSPEADHDADPYLEVSPSDNLHRQRRIYSAVDAMKIWGLTPHELWAEMRQGVSMRLSEGLEVTRLLREAAGYASGANACAVEADTEAPWRGHYVVNGLYAAVRASLEAPAATPDTSGASRPHAPPSLTKWNVTWDARTLSWNDFCQRVIGYADCAQAASPSFNARLAESIMNTRTSPEGNKEEAPSPLSCVGVMAASGPLAAFAVRRYWCWNAHHHDMYLPDPFLRAVGDAGMDHDVVLNEGWLLNPFMAVAQGTRHLRLFDWTRGYNTSAVLDWMHSREQMPNHTSVDTTEARGVSPAPGETSHNSEQSADTVPVARAGAAELRPPSPPPRMKGQLQMAWVRDALLHASTDADYGRLWEHYRYLSPPAVAAAGAAGEAASTHEMRKTISFALFYRDFKSLDNFGVPCMHHELKQLFIDIESQRRGRMSYKELVHALALYRSL; from the coding sequence atgcactcCATTTTTGTCCTGATTCGGCCGCAGGCATGGTCGCCAGCTGTCACTGATCGCGTACGCACGTGCCTCGCGAACGCTGGTGCGTGCGTTGATGCAGAAGACACAGTCTCCGCGAGCTCACTACTGTGCACACCGTCTGTGGAAAGATACTTTGGCAGCACTCACTATTGGGCCGTATCTTCGACAGACGCTGCCCTTCGCTATCCGCTTTCCGCCCCGCATGGTGTCACTGGAGAAGGGGAGCCAACGTTTTGTGCAGCCGAAGAGGACCTCAAGTCCCTTTTCTACGAGTTCTGTGGCGAGCTCTGGGACTCTGCCCTCGACGACGGGCGGCTGCGCACAGCGCTGGACGTCATGCGAGCAGACAACGTCTCAGCAGCTGAGTTGTCGTCGCGCTGTACAGCGAccgccgacgacgccgtgcTTGCGCTGCCGTTGGGTATGACTATCACAAAGCTTCTCAGCTCTGACGAAAGGGGACacgctgtgccgctgcactATGTCGTGAATGGTACCTACCCTGCTGTGCTAGAGGCATTCctgcgaggaggcggtgatgtTAATAAtagcgctgccgtctcttGCTGGTGGTGTGCCGCCTCTTGGCCCTCGCAAACCACACAAGGCGTGTCACAGGAGACACAAGAGCGAAGGATTCAGCTGTCGCGTACGCTGACAGAGATGCTTTCCACGCCCCATAGCATTGATGTCTTCACAGGGGCACTCGAGGCGCTGGCTTGCCGCTCGTGCTGGATGAATGTGCCGCTTTACGACGACCCATTTGTCCGGTTGCTGGTCCAGCGGGGTCTACCGCTCCCCTgggtggcggcgctcctgCGTGGCCCTACACTACACGAGCACGGCCACTTTACAAGCGTGTTTGATATGGTGGCTGGCAAAGACGAAGAAGATACCGCTCTCGACCTTGTAGCGCTGTATGATGTGCTGCGTTCTCCCGACAATGGAGCACAGGAGAGAAACACGCCGGATGGCGCCGCAGCCCTCTACGACTGGCAAAACGGTTGTGTGGTTatgtcagcagcagcagcggggccAGTCGCCGAGGACTCGATCTCTTCTCGCACCTATGCAGTCGCTCTTTTTCACCCTCGCCTGTGGTCTCGCAAAGACCTTGTTCAGTCCATTGAAGCACAACTGGAGCAACTCGAAGTCCACGTCGAGGCAGTACGTGAAGTCTCCgaagaggagctggaggcaaAGCTGGATCTCCATCACGGAGATGTTGCCCGCTACGCGCTGGACCAGGAGGCGCTCCGTCGACTTGCGGTCGATGAGAACAaggccgtcgctgccgaagCGATGACTCGATTCGAAAAAAACTGCGGCGTTCCCTGGGAGGTTGCCATGCAGGAGGGGCGCATTTGgagcgcctctctcgctgagAACCTGCTTGGTGTGAAGCTAGCTGCCGCGCTACTGAAGCACTGTGCCACAAGTGCACACACGACACACCAACTGTCTGCCACGTTGTCAATCACGGAACTTTCACGACAGGCACTCATGACGCAGCTGAATCCAGAGTGTCCGGTGAACGTCGTCTCGCCAGTGAGCGACTCCACGAACTTGCAAggcacacagaaagaggcggCAAAGGCGCACTGCCCCTACAGCCTCACCTCACAGTCATACTTTGTCGCCAACGCCGCGTACGCCGTTTACCGCCGTGACGCACTCAGGACCTCTACAATCGCATGCAGGTCCAAAGGCACCAGTGGACTGTGGCAGCTGTCGTGGCGAACCGACGCAGAGCAGCCAGACATCGCCGAGTGGTGCGCTGCTACTTCTGGAGCCCTGCTCTGCGCGGCAGAGCCGGTCGACGCTATTTCGCACGGGGAAGGCGATAATAAAGGCTTCGGCGCTGAGGACACTGCATCCTATAAGGCTGCCGTCATGGAGTCGGTGCGTGCGGTGTACCCCCTTTTGCAGGTCTCCGCCGACGCCTTTGGTGCGATGCGCGCGCGTCATCTCTGGTGGGGCACCCCGTACGAGGATGATGTGGTCAGCCGCGACCTGGTGCGCTCACAAGGGCGATCGTGGGTGACACTTCACACGTCATTCAGTGCGTCAGCAACGGCAGAGTCTACtgtgcaggaggcggtgctcgcgcttctgccgccggtcgccgccactgcagagGCCATCAAGCTTACATTGGCCACACTTGAAGAAAGCGGCGTGCTCCTTGTTGAGGAGGCAGACCTTTTCGGTTATGACGCTTTCGACTACGTCTTCAGTAGCAGTACGGCGTTGGCAGTGACTCGACAGCTGGCGCAAGAGAGCGGGCCTAGCTTGTGGGCAATGATGTCGGGCGACATGCAGGTGGCCTtcagagctgcagctgcagcgctagCAGACGGGGTCCCCCAGCCGTTTACTCCCGCAAGCCTCTACGGTGGTGCCATGGTGTGTGCCGCGCTGCAAATTCCACTCAGCGCGCTGGAAGAGGGGTGGCATTGCACCAAGCCTCTCTGTGTCGGAGACAATTGCTGGCTCGGGTACCTTGCCACGTACGAGGCTTGGGTAGTGAACGGTCACATTCCACTCTTGGAGCGCCGCTacagcgcagaggcagcacgTGTGCACCTACTTCGAATTCAGTGGAACGTATCTACCGCCTCTTGGACCAAAATGCGAGATGTGCTCGTTGGCCGAtgcagcaacgacggcgaAGGGGAAGCGGAGTGTCGCGACAGCCCCGACACGGGATCACTGACTAAGTTGCTCTCCCACATTGCCGATCGCAGCCCCGTAAACGCGACCCGTCTGGGTGGCGAGCCGCTGCAGATATTCTCGGCCACAGCGCACCATGCGCTAGTCGATGTACTGCGGTGGCCGCGGGCCGGTTCGAGCGGGCCCCTGAGCTCtgaggtggcgctggaggactGGCTCGTGTGGCAGCCGAgcgtgcagcgccttctgcagcGGGGCGCATGCACCCTCGCCATCGTGGTTCAGCAGGTGCGCGAAACGCTCAAAACCGTGCTGCCACCGTTGTTACCGTTACAACACTCCTCACCCTTCACCCTTTGCTGGACGTCACGCTTCGCCCAGTCGCAGCGGGCCGCGGAACTTCACCACGGCTTCATCTGGCTGCATCCCTCTAGCACCACCCCTGCCGTACGGGATGCTGtcacagagctgctgctcacgcaTCGGGTGCGCGTCCGCGCCACCGGGTCAGTACCGCTGGACGTGGCCATCCAAAGGGAGCTCCTCGATGTCTTGCACGACTCTTTCTTCAAGAACGCATACgtacgcagcgctgccgaggTGCCCATCACGGACGCCGAGGCGCAAACCTTCGCACGTCACTTCGACTTGGACTGGACGAAAGCAGTGCAGCTTGGCCTAGTGCTGAAcgcgaaggaggcggagcagaaGTATGGGACTGTGCATGTGATGATGTGGTGGGAGAGTCTGGCGCCTGAGCATCAGGCGAAGCTGTCTGACTCGCTCTTCGTGGGTCACATGGCCAAGGAGGGTCTTTATGTGATGAATGCACCGTACAGCTACCGACGTGCCCGCCTGCACGTAGGAAGCCACGAGGTTGTCTGGTACGCGGTTGAGTGGAATGCCGCCAACATGTCCTGGGATCAATTCCTGAGAGAGGTGATTGGGGACGCCGAcccggctgccgcggctgctggctCTCTGCGTCAGCACTTTGGCGCGCACTGGACACGGTACAGCCTTACAGGGCAGCCGGACGAAATCGAGTGCGTGCTACACGCTTCGGAGAGCCCCCTCGCTGCACTGGCTgagcgctgtcgctggcTCGCTCAGTTACCGAGACAGGACCCGTacggctgcctcctcctccagtaTGGGGTTCacccgtcgctgctgtcgatgcTTCTTGCCAACCCCAGCGTGTACAGCCGAAACACCGGCGTCATCATGGAGGCATTCCACGCATTGCCGCAGGAAGACGTGCATGCGCTGGTGCGACACCTGCGCGACCTCCAGTGTACGCGTACAGCCTTGATATTGCCGGAGAGAACGCGACTCGTGCCACCAGCcacgaccgccgccacacccccaccaccgGATGCGCCACACCTGAGaaaagcagaagaagagagtgaggggtCGGCAGGCCTACAGACCcccgagcagctgcgctccTACCGTCATGTGGCTCTCGCAAGCGCCGTCGATCCTTTTGTTCATTGCACCTTTTCGACGGCGCACCGACAAAAGttaccctctccctcctcacccttcACGTGTTCTGCAGTCCTCTATCTGGACCCAACGTGCGTCTCCGTGGCGGAGCCTATCCCCTCCAACTACCGTGCTCTTCGCAGCTTGCTTGAGCAGCAACTGCGCGTCAATGGTGTTCATGTTGTGCACGAGCGCGTGGTAGTGTGCGCCAGCGCGGCTGAGGCGTCCGCACTCTACCgctgccatcaccaccgccagtACCGCTACGGCGTAGCCATTCCAGCCGTGGAGAGCCTCGCCAACTCGATGCAGTGGCAGGTATGCTTCAAGGAGCGATTTGGGGTGTCCTATCAGCACGCCTCAGTGACCCTCTACAACACAGCAGAGATGTCGCGAGCCATGAAGGTTACCGAGCACGAAGTAGCCGCTCTCTGGCGCCGGAGCAAAACCCGCCATCCGCGCGACACGGCCGTCTTGGGTGAAGGGTGTGTCATTCAGCGACTGCAGCCCGGCAAGCCGTTTTACGTGATGAACGGCGACGTcatggaggcggagcaggagtTTGTAGCAGCGCAGGCTACCGCAGGTGTGCAAGTGTGGTTGGTCACTTGGGACTCCGCACGCGTGGACATGGGGtacgagaagctgcagcacctcattGCTGAGCTGCAAGCGCCTTCTGGTGCAGTGCAGCAATACTGGGCATCGAAGGGCGGGGAAGGTGATTTTGGCCGCACGCCCGCGCTTGCCACCCGGGACCGCGACTCCCCTTTTCTGCACGTCTCGGAGAGCGccctggcggcggtgcagcagcggcagctgtggtggcggcttCCGGTGTGGTCAGATccgacggtggcgacgtgGATGAACGGCGCAGCGGACGATGAGACAACTGGCGGCAacgtcgacgccgcgccTTTGACTGCTCGTACGGTGGCATGGGCGCTGCAGGATCCGCTCATCTCTGTCGCCTCTCGCGATGATGACGGGTCTGTGTATCTGTGGGACACCGTGGTCGGTATGGACGCGCGAAACGCATGTGCCCGCATCCGGCGCTGTTGGGCGACCAGCATTGCAGATGAGCACAACGATGAAAGCACTCGCAACACTGCAGTGCTGACTCTGGCGCCGCAGGTTGCAACGAACTCTGCCGTTCACCACTTGGTGCGCTCTGTGCTCCTCGACAAGGGCCTCCGTATCGACGCCTACGGCTTCATTGCTGATCATGGCGAAGACGTGGCGACGTCGAGGTCCACCGTGCAGTATCTGTACCCCGAAGACTGGTGCTACGCCCTCGAAGAGCCGAGGGAAATTCAACTGAACACAGACGAGATGGAGCGCGTCGCGCGCACGTTCGGCACGCCATGGGAAACGCTGCTTGACGCCGGCCGGCTACTGCCGGCTTCCCGCGCCACCAAGCGACTAGGCGGCATGACAGCGCCGCAGCTTCAACTTTTCGTGAAGATGGCGAAGAATTCACTGTGGGTGCGGCCGCACCTGCACGTCGCAGAGCTGAAAGAGTACGGTGTCTACGTGATCAACGCCCACGTTCCGTACCTCGCTCACACTATCGCCGGCACCATCACCCAGTACCCGTTACCGTATTACGTGGTATCGTGGAGCCCTACTCTGTGGAACTGGAAGGCGTGTCTCGCAGAGGTGTTCGGCTGCGCAGAGCCCACGCTGGCTGCGCCTGGGAGTATTCGCGGCCGCCTCTACGCGTCGTGGTCGGCTTTCGGCTTGCACTCCGTGCCGGAGAGGGCtgagggcggcggtggtggtgtatgtgtgagcGACGGGCCCCTACAGAGTCTACTGAGTCGCCTGCACGTGACGTGGCCTCCGCTGGATTCTTTCGACAGTGACGCCATTGGCAGCATCGTGCTTCGGCAGTCAGACCCATCAAGTGCCACAACGGTGCTGCACGCGTGGCTGCGCAACCCGGCTGTCACGTGCGATGGCATCAGGGCCGGCGTGTTTTCGCATCTCGCCTGCTGGGACACCCGAGAGGCGCTACAGCTTATGGAGACCGTTACGGCGACACACAAAAAGTCGGCCACGTCTGCAGCGCGGCTTCTCCCCTCTGACCTTGCCACGGCGCGGAACGAGGTGCAAGAAGCCGAagtgcgccgcgctgcagaaGTGTCGTGGGAGGCAGCGTTTCAGCAACGATACGATCTCCCCCTTCTGCTCACCTCTCCCGGAGCAGTGACGCCTAGTGTTCAAATCTCGGACAACACAGCGGagagcgcgctgctgcaccgcaacGTCAGCACGCTGCTTTTCTTCAGCCACCAGCTGGACACAGctcagcgcgcgctgctgcgccggcacctgctgcagcacggcgtgACCGTCACGGCGGCAGCCAAGTATGAAGACGACGAGCAGGAGTGCACGGCCGCCCTCCTTGACCGACTGTACGCCACGGAGGCGTACTTTGCGGATTGTCAAAACCTCGCAGCAGTGCTATCAAAGAACGGTGAAGTGGCTGTCGAGGATCAGGCCCGCTTCAATGCCGTATTTTGTGATGAAGTGCCATGGCCAGCGCTACTTGCACACTCGGCACGCTCACCAGAAGCGGACCACGACGCGGATCCCTACCTGGAGGTCTCCCCGAGCGACAACCTGCACCGGCAAAGGCGCATCTACAGCGCTGTCGATGCCATGAAGATCTGGGGTCTCACACCCCACGAGCTGTGGGCTGAGATGCGGCAAGGGGTGTCGATGCGGCTGTCCGAGGGGTTGGAAGTCACGCGTCTCCTCAGGGAGGCGGCTGGGTACGCGAGTGGTGCAAATGCGTGCGCTGTGGAGGCTGACACAGAAGCACCATGGAGAGGGCACTACGTGGTAAACGGCCTCTACGCAGCAGTTCGTGCCTCTCTGGaggcgccagcagcaacacctgACACGAGTGGGGCATCCCGCCCCCATGCGCCACCGTCTCTGACAAAGTGGAATGTTACCTGGGACGCACGGACGCTCTCCTGGAACGATTTCTGTCAACGCGTAATTGGCTACGCCGACTGCGCTCAGGCTGCCTCACCGTCTTTTAACGCTCGACTCGCCGAATCAATTATGAACACGAGAACGTCGCCTGAAGGaaacaaagaggaggcgccgtcgccgctgtcatGCGTTGGCGTGATGGCGGCATCAGGCCCATTGGCTGCGTTCGCTGTTCGTCGCTATTGGTGCTGGAACGCGCACCATCACGACATGTACCTGCCCGATCCGTTTCTGCGTGCGGTGGGTGACGCCGGTATGGACCACGACGTCGTTCTGAACGAGGGGTGGCTTCTCAACCCCTTCATGGCAGTAGCACAGGGAACGAGGCATCTGCGTCTCTTTGACTGGACCCGAGGCTACAACACTTCGGCGGTTCTCGATTGGATGCACAGTCGCGAGCAGATGCCCAACCACACATCTGTCGATACGACCGAGGCGAGGGGTGTGTCACCTGCACCAGGGGAGACGTCTCACAATTCGGAACAGAGCGCGGACACTGTCCCTGTGGCGCGAGCAGGcgccgcagagctgcgccCGCCATCCCCTCCGCCACGAATGAAAGGTCAGTTGCAGATGGCGTGGGTGCGTgatgcactgctgcacgCCAGCACAGATGCAGATTACGGGCGGCTGTGGGAACACTACCGCTACCTCAGCCCTCCTGCagtcgcagcggcaggagcagcaggggagGCTGCGTCGACGCACGAGATGAGGAAGACCAtttcttttgctcttttctATCGCGACTTCAAGTCCCTCGATAACTTCGGCGTTCCCTGCATGCATCATGAACTGAAGCAGCTGTTCATTGACATCGAATCGCAGAGACGCGGGCGCATGTCCTACAAAGAGCTCGTCCACGCTCTCGCCCTCTACCGATCGCTATAG